Proteins found in one Methylobacter sp. S3L5C genomic segment:
- a CDS encoding NAD(P)-dependent oxidoreductase, whose product MLDKKPTLGFIGIGLMGNPMTLRLLNAGFSVNVWNRSPEKLSPVTDAGAKACSSVAELVKTSNIILLCLADTLAVESVVCNAIMENGSANQLLIDLSSIHPENTRQLAAMLHNRCGMSWVDAPVSGGVAGAEQGSLAIMAGGSIENINIARMVLAPLYKQLTHMGDTGCGQVTKICNQMIVSCNVLVIAEMIALAQQAGVVAEKIPQALSGGFADSTPLQIVGPEMATTTFEPVKWRVKTLLKDLNMAVDLGIKQGNAIPMSSLAAQLMQLHGSHGYLEQNPSTLIKLFTKNDA is encoded by the coding sequence ATGCTCGATAAAAAACCCACTCTTGGCTTCATAGGTATCGGGTTAATGGGCAATCCCATGACCTTGCGCTTGTTAAATGCCGGCTTTAGTGTCAACGTATGGAATCGCAGTCCTGAAAAACTATCACCCGTTACTGATGCGGGAGCGAAGGCTTGCTCATCTGTTGCTGAATTAGTCAAAACATCCAATATTATTTTACTGTGCCTGGCTGATACTCTGGCTGTTGAATCGGTTGTATGCAATGCTATTATGGAAAACGGTTCAGCAAACCAGTTGCTGATTGATTTATCCAGCATCCACCCGGAAAATACCCGACAACTAGCGGCAATGCTACATAATCGATGTGGGATGTCTTGGGTCGATGCACCCGTTTCAGGCGGTGTTGCCGGAGCCGAACAAGGCAGTCTGGCAATTATGGCGGGGGGCAGCATAGAAAATATCAACATTGCCCGCATGGTCCTGGCTCCGCTTTATAAACAATTGACCCACATGGGCGACACAGGCTGCGGCCAGGTCACCAAGATCTGCAACCAAATGATTGTCAGTTGCAATGTTTTGGTTATCGCTGAAATGATCGCACTAGCCCAACAAGCCGGGGTAGTTGCCGAGAAAATACCGCAAGCGCTATCCGGTGGCTTTGCTGATTCTACACCCTTGCAAATCGTCGGCCCGGAAATGGCAACAACTACTTTTGAACCCGTTAAATGGCGAGTTAAAACCTTGTTAAAAGACTTGAATATGGCAGTTGATTTAGGCATTAAACAAGGCAATGCTATCCCTATGTCCAGTCTGGCGGCGCAGCTTATGCAATTGCATGGCAGTCATGGCTATTTGGAACAAAACCCTTCAACTTTAATTAAACTGTTTACTAAAAACGATGCTTAA
- a CDS encoding YchJ family protein codes for MNNQTLCLCGSDIEYQQCCGPFHSGETIPVTAEALMRSRYSAYVLRNGVYLQETWEVTRRPKAIDFSRENIAWLRLEITDIKKGGIKDNKGVVTFKAFYIQDNQEHVMTEISRFTRTNGRWFYLDGVIKSMSKVDQQTNQGKNAPCSCGSGKKFKRCCGVG; via the coding sequence TTGAACAATCAAACACTTTGTCTCTGCGGCTCGGATATTGAATATCAACAATGCTGCGGGCCATTTCATTCCGGTGAAACAATACCGGTAACTGCCGAAGCCTTAATGCGTTCGCGTTACAGTGCTTATGTTTTACGCAATGGGGTTTATTTACAGGAGACTTGGGAGGTAACCAGACGACCTAAGGCGATAGATTTTTCCAGAGAAAATATTGCTTGGTTGCGGCTGGAAATTACTGACATAAAAAAAGGTGGAATTAAGGACAACAAAGGCGTGGTGACATTTAAGGCCTTTTATATACAGGATAATCAAGAGCATGTCATGACTGAAATTAGTCGCTTTACAAGAACAAATGGGCGCTGGTTTTATCTTGATGGGGTTATTAAATCAATGAGTAAAGTTGATCAGCAAACTAATCAGGGTAAAAATGCACCATGTTCTTGCGGTAGCGGGAAGAAATTTAAGCGGTGTTGCGGGGTTGGGTGA
- a CDS encoding hydroxypyruvate isomerase family protein encodes MLKFTANLSMLFTEVELINRFKAAKQSRFDAVEIQFPYSLSAETLKKTLEEQQLKLILFNVDAGDLLHGGEGLACVPEKTDQFRQAVAQSLKYAALLKPEAINILPGCCFNKTREQDYLETFKENLNFAADAFSSLGIKTVFEAINSHDMPGFIIHNSEQMLNVLKQLNHPDLLMQYDIYHMHRMGDKPNEFITRHADKIGHIQFADCPGRGQPGTGQINFERLFSVIERSTYTGWTGAEYKPVGTTTESLDWL; translated from the coding sequence ATGCTTAAATTCACGGCTAATTTAAGCATGTTATTTACTGAAGTAGAACTTATCAATCGCTTCAAAGCAGCAAAGCAAAGCAGGTTTGATGCTGTTGAAATACAATTTCCTTATAGCTTGAGCGCAGAAACCCTTAAAAAAACTCTGGAAGAGCAACAATTAAAATTAATATTATTTAATGTAGACGCGGGCGACCTTCTTCATGGCGGCGAAGGGCTGGCTTGTGTACCGGAAAAAACAGACCAATTTCGTCAGGCGGTCGCCCAATCACTGAAATATGCTGCACTATTAAAGCCGGAAGCCATCAATATATTACCTGGCTGTTGCTTTAATAAAACACGAGAACAGGACTATCTGGAAACTTTTAAAGAAAACCTGAATTTTGCTGCCGATGCTTTTTCATCACTGGGTATTAAAACCGTCTTTGAAGCCATTAACAGCCATGATATGCCAGGGTTTATTATCCATAACAGCGAACAAATGCTGAATGTGTTAAAGCAATTAAATCATCCTGATTTATTGATGCAATACGATATTTACCATATGCATAGGATGGGTGACAAGCCCAATGAATTTATTACTCGACATGCTGATAAAATCGGTCACATTCAATTTGCAGATTGCCCGGGACGAGGCCAACCAGGTACAGGACAGATTAATTTTGAACGACTTTTCTCGGTTATTGAAAGGTCGACTTATACCGGATGGACTGGCGCTGAATACAAACCGGTTGGCACAACAACTGAAAGCCTGGACTGGCTTTAA
- a CDS encoding pyridine nucleotide-disulfide oxidoreductase: protein MEQHTLILGIPNFTYADLYDAARLKDLLDVFDASIKTHDVELYDKFSAYRQSQGEGLKPEEISDLLVSMGPYVGQFVAKLFNVSEQHQTQNLKIKDEIDTIFNFKNEVVEKLGVVFKGQDTSDWAISSILNRFDLLIEAGFPEANQDNDPEHRVARVGAVIGLLSSHYKLLAKGKVSEYENADEQVSALRAKLAAHELAATEFDEIINAPDAAEFISGLMDVVQRWSFVAQEDNDIVADWLSFKFPEKRDFENLVEHDTVDRGEFTAWMGDLEHRRRRDGFKLTDPRFNQRQVLSEVNHCIYCHERDTDSCSKGMRNKKTNTFKIDPLGVTTIGCPLDEKISEMHLVKRNGDNIGALAIIIIDNPMCPGTGHRICNECMKGCIYQKTDPVNIPQIETNVLTDVLFMPYGFEIYGLLTRWNPLNVKRPTMLPYNGKNALVVGLGPAGYTMSHYLLNEGFGVAGIDGLKLEPLPVALTGDANNLPVPIVDFNDLYEDLDKRILAGFGGVAEYGITVRWDKNFLKVIYLTLQRREAFRAYGGVRFGGTLTIDDAWGMGFDHICIASGAGNPTIIGLKNNLMRGIRKASDFLMALQLTGAAKASSMANLQVRLPAGVIGGGLTAIDTSTELMAYYPVQVEKILHRYEKLSETYGEQTVRGRYDKEETIILDEFLEHGKAIHAERQRAEAEGELPHFQPLVESWGGVTLFYRKGMKDAPAYRQNHEEINEALQEGIALAEGMSPLSADADEYGHLEVVEFEKLTLENDGWKSSGQIIKVPLRSLYVAAGTSPNIIYQNEYPDTFVMDKWFFQRYEPEWTNDTVELIPMSDEAFPKLGKPAPLTSYQKDGKFISFYGDNHPVYAGNVVKAMASAKNGYPYVVKLFEKQLAGLNSAQQPERDADLKALFARLDSAFKATIIAINRLTPTIIEVIVKAPLAAEKFHPGQFYRVQNYEAFAPTVEGTVLVAEGLALTGAEVDKENGTISLIALEMGSSSRLCATWKVGDPLVIMGVTGTPTEIPTKQTVLLIGGGLGNAVLFSIGKALRAAGNRVIYFAGYKNTQDRFKIEDVEAAADLVIWAVDKGTDVIAIEPTRPQDKTFVGNILECMVAYAQGDLGEQPISLADVDHLVVIGSDRMMAAVKSARFDVLKPYLNKAHHAVGSINSPMQCMMKGICAQCLCKHVDAETGKEYFVYSCDNQDQDLDKVDFPHLNARLRQNTVQEKLSNLWLDYLLEKQKSGEVA from the coding sequence ATGGAACAACATACTTTAATCCTTGGAATCCCTAACTTCACTTACGCCGATTTATACGATGCCGCACGTCTAAAAGATTTACTGGATGTATTTGATGCGTCAATTAAAACGCATGATGTTGAGCTCTATGATAAATTTTCCGCCTATCGCCAAAGTCAGGGCGAAGGCCTAAAGCCGGAGGAAATTTCTGACTTGCTGGTGAGTATGGGGCCTTATGTTGGCCAGTTTGTTGCCAAGTTATTTAATGTATCCGAACAGCATCAAACGCAAAATCTTAAAATTAAAGATGAGATCGACACGATTTTTAACTTTAAGAACGAAGTCGTAGAAAAGCTAGGTGTTGTGTTTAAAGGCCAGGATACCAGTGATTGGGCTATTTCTTCTATCTTGAATCGTTTTGATTTACTGATTGAGGCGGGTTTCCCGGAAGCCAATCAAGATAATGATCCTGAGCACCGGGTTGCGCGTGTCGGAGCGGTTATTGGTTTATTGTCCAGCCACTATAAATTGCTTGCCAAGGGTAAAGTCAGTGAGTACGAAAATGCCGATGAGCAAGTCTCTGCTTTACGTGCAAAGCTGGCGGCTCATGAGCTGGCGGCAACTGAATTTGACGAAATCATTAATGCGCCGGACGCTGCTGAATTTATTAGCGGCTTGATGGATGTCGTACAGCGCTGGAGCTTTGTTGCCCAGGAAGATAACGATATAGTCGCTGACTGGTTAAGTTTTAAATTTCCTGAAAAACGCGATTTTGAAAATTTGGTTGAACACGATACCGTTGATCGTGGTGAATTTACTGCGTGGATGGGTGACTTGGAGCATCGTCGCCGTAGGGACGGTTTTAAACTGACGGATCCACGATTTAATCAACGCCAGGTATTGTCAGAAGTTAATCATTGTATCTATTGCCATGAACGCGATACCGATTCGTGCTCAAAAGGCATGCGTAACAAGAAAACCAATACCTTTAAAATTGATCCACTGGGTGTGACGACTATTGGCTGTCCGCTGGATGAAAAAATATCGGAAATGCATCTGGTTAAGCGTAATGGCGATAATATTGGCGCGTTGGCCATTATCATTATTGATAATCCGATGTGTCCGGGTACCGGCCATCGTATTTGTAACGAGTGCATGAAAGGATGTATTTATCAAAAAACCGATCCGGTTAATATTCCGCAGATTGAAACCAATGTCCTGACTGATGTGTTGTTCATGCCTTACGGCTTTGAAATATACGGCTTGCTCACCCGCTGGAATCCGTTAAATGTTAAGCGCCCCACCATGTTGCCTTATAACGGTAAAAATGCCTTGGTGGTAGGATTAGGTCCTGCCGGCTATACCATGAGCCATTATTTATTAAATGAAGGTTTTGGTGTTGCCGGTATTGATGGCTTAAAACTGGAGCCTTTGCCTGTGGCTTTAACCGGCGATGCAAATAATTTGCCGGTACCGATTGTTGATTTTAACGATCTTTATGAAGATTTGGATAAACGCATTCTGGCAGGTTTTGGCGGTGTGGCTGAATATGGTATTACCGTGCGCTGGGACAAAAACTTTCTAAAAGTGATTTACCTGACGCTACAAAGACGTGAAGCCTTCCGCGCTTATGGGGGTGTGCGTTTTGGTGGTACATTAACTATTGATGATGCCTGGGGTATGGGGTTTGATCATATTTGCATCGCGTCGGGAGCGGGAAATCCAACCATTATCGGCCTGAAAAACAATTTGATGCGCGGCATACGTAAAGCCTCGGACTTTTTGATGGCGTTACAATTGACCGGTGCCGCCAAGGCTTCTTCAATGGCTAATTTACAGGTGCGTTTACCTGCAGGTGTTATTGGTGGTGGTTTGACAGCAATTGATACCTCTACTGAATTGATGGCGTATTATCCTGTGCAGGTTGAAAAAATCCTGCATCGTTATGAAAAGCTGTCTGAGACTTATGGTGAACAGACTGTTCGTGGTCGTTATGATAAAGAAGAAACCATTATCCTCGATGAATTTCTGGAGCATGGTAAAGCCATACACGCAGAACGCCAACGCGCCGAAGCTGAGGGCGAATTGCCGCATTTTCAACCGTTGGTGGAATCCTGGGGCGGCGTAACGCTGTTTTATCGCAAAGGCATGAAAGATGCGCCTGCCTATCGTCAAAATCACGAAGAAATTAACGAGGCACTGCAAGAAGGTATTGCATTGGCAGAAGGCATGAGTCCGCTCAGTGCAGATGCTGATGAATACGGGCATTTAGAGGTCGTAGAATTTGAAAAGCTGACGTTGGAAAATGACGGTTGGAAGAGTTCAGGACAAATTATCAAAGTTCCGTTACGCAGTTTATATGTCGCGGCAGGAACATCACCGAATATTATTTACCAAAATGAATATCCCGACACCTTTGTTATGGATAAATGGTTTTTCCAGCGCTATGAACCCGAATGGACAAACGATACTGTTGAATTAATACCGATGAGCGATGAAGCGTTCCCAAAGCTGGGCAAGCCTGCGCCGCTGACATCCTATCAAAAAGACGGTAAATTTATCAGTTTTTATGGCGATAATCATCCTGTCTATGCAGGTAATGTTGTTAAGGCCATGGCCAGTGCAAAAAATGGTTACCCTTATGTTGTTAAATTATTTGAAAAACAATTGGCAGGCTTAAATTCGGCGCAACAGCCGGAACGTGATGCCGACTTAAAAGCCTTGTTTGCACGTTTGGATTCAGCGTTTAAAGCAACTATTATCGCGATTAACCGACTGACGCCAACAATTATTGAAGTTATTGTAAAGGCGCCACTGGCTGCTGAAAAATTTCATCCGGGGCAATTTTACCGCGTACAAAATTATGAAGCTTTTGCGCCAACCGTTGAAGGTACCGTGTTGGTTGCTGAAGGTTTGGCGCTAACCGGTGCGGAGGTTGATAAAGAAAATGGCACGATTTCCTTGATCGCACTGGAAATGGGGTCATCATCTCGTCTTTGTGCGACCTGGAAAGTGGGCGATCCGCTCGTTATCATGGGCGTAACCGGAACACCGACTGAAATACCTACCAAGCAAACCGTATTGCTAATCGGTGGTGGTTTGGGTAATGCCGTACTGTTTTCTATTGGCAAGGCATTGCGTGCTGCCGGTAATCGCGTGATTTATTTTGCGGGTTATAAAAATACGCAGGATCGCTTCAAAATTGAAGACGTTGAAGCGGCCGCTGATCTGGTTATTTGGGCTGTTGACAAAGGTACTGATGTGATTGCTATTGAACCCACACGTCCGCAAGATAAAACTTTTGTCGGTAATATTTTGGAATGTATGGTTGCTTATGCTCAAGGTGATTTGGGTGAGCAGCCGATTTCGCTGGCTGATGTTGATCACCTGGTGGTTATCGGCTCGGATCGTATGATGGCAGCAGTTAAATCGGCCCGTTTTGATGTCTTAAAACCCTATCTTAATAAAGCTCATCATGCGGTTGGTTCTATCAACTCACCCATGCAGTGCATGATGAAAGGTATCTGTGCCCAGTGTTTGTGTAAACACGTTGATGCCGAAACGGGCAAGGAATATTTTGTTTATTCTTGCGACAACCAGGATCAGGATTTGGATAAAGTTGATTTTCCACATTTAAATGCACGTTTACGACAAAATACCGTGCAGGAAAAGCTGTCTAATTTGTGGCTGGATTATTTGCTGGAAAAGCAAAAATCTGGAGAAGTAGCATAG
- a CDS encoding septal ring lytic transglycosylase RlpA family protein, with product MKQAIDFNYKGFLFMNKLILAVSLVVICSYLSNPIQSAEAAGRHKSHAAKAHSHDNHQSKASWYGAEFHGKKTANGERFNMYAMTAAHKTLPLSSYAEVTNLKNHRSVVVRINDRGPFHGRRAMDLSYAAAKKLGIKGIASVQITPLGSNETLALLSQ from the coding sequence ATGAAACAGGCCATAGATTTTAATTACAAAGGTTTTTTATTTATGAACAAACTGATACTAGCAGTTTCTTTAGTTGTTATATGCAGTTATCTTTCCAACCCTATACAATCTGCAGAAGCGGCAGGTCGTCATAAGAGTCATGCGGCAAAAGCACATTCACATGACAATCATCAAAGCAAAGCTTCTTGGTATGGTGCCGAGTTTCATGGCAAAAAAACCGCTAATGGTGAAAGATTTAACATGTATGCAATGACTGCGGCACATAAAACATTGCCTCTGTCATCTTACGCAGAAGTCACCAACCTGAAAAATCATCGTAGCGTTGTTGTTCGCATCAATGATAGAGGACCTTTTCATGGCAGAAGAGCAATGGATTTATCCTATGCTGCCGCCAAAAAACTTGGCATCAAAGGTATTGCTTCAGTGCAAATCACGCCGCTGGGATCCAATGAAACATTGGCATTATTGAGCCAATAA